From the genome of Kwoniella dejecticola CBS 10117 chromosome 3, complete sequence:
TTCGTCAGGTGTTCCCAAGACTCTGTAGGCCATTCACAAATATATAAGCAATGTGCACTGTATCCGTCGATTTGGAATTTCATTTCAACTGCCCCAGAGACAGTCGCTTGAAAGTATCTGGCTCACCTGAAAATCCTGaagatctcgtcaatctccgAGTCACCGGGGAAGAGAGGTTGTCTCATAGCCATCTCTGCGAATATACATCCGACCGACCACATATCGATAGCCGTCGAATAATGTCTTGAACCTAACAATACTTCTGGAGCTCTGTACCAGAGTGTGACGACCTAAGTCCACCCAGAAGAGACTCTCAGTCAGCACGTAACAAAAGCGATGGCTCAACTGAAGGCAAAAGGTGGTGGAAAAAGGACTGACCTCGTGAGTGTAAGTTCTCAAGGGAATACCGAAAGCTCGCGCTAGACCGAAATCGGCGATTTTGAGATTACCTTCTTTGTTGATCAGCAAATTCTGGGGTTTCAAGTCTCGGTGAAGGATTCGGTGGGCGTGACAGTAGTATAAGCCTTTCACGAGTTGGTATGTGAATTTCTGGACAAAGTGACAGGAGCGCAAATGGATGTGGTCAGTGTTTTGTCCGCACCAAAGGCCGTGGGTACAACAATCATAGTGGGGTCCAAGCCCCTGTGATGCCTCGAGACTTGGCATTTGAGCGAGTTTTGTACTCACTTTGACCATGTTGGGTCCAAGTCCATCTTTGTCGCCTATATTATCCATGTACTTCTTCAGATCCATATCGAGGAACTCGAAGACGAGGTAAAGCTTAGCGTCTGAGTGGACGATATCGAGCAGCCTGATGAGTCAAATTCACATCAGAACAGGACGAGATTCTGGGTGGGTAAAGGGCCGGGAAAGGGTGGTGGGGGGGCGGGAGGGGAAGGGACGgggagggagagaggggagagaggggaggggagagggaggggaaCGGGGAGAGAGGGGAACGGGAAGAGAGGGGAACGGGAAGAGAGGACAACGGGGagagagggggagggggagagAGCGGTACGGGTCAATTGTGTACGATGATTCACGATATACGCCCGAATTACCAGAGGGAACTCACTTGACGATATTATCATCCTTACTCAACTCTTTCAACAGACTGATCTCTCTGATTGAGGTTGACGGTACACCTTCGTCCTCAGCTTCCAGccggatcttcttcagcgctACAAAGTTCCCCGTCGATAAGTCTCTAGCTTTGTAGACGACACCATATGTACCTATCGACAAAGCCCAGTCAGTCCAGTCCTGTCGCTCGTTCCATATTAGTGATTAAAGACAGCCAGCTTACCCTCTCCAACCTTTTCGAGCTTTGTATAATTATCTAAAGACATGCTATGCTAGTTGGACCGGCAATATTTTGTCGCTATGAGAGAGAAGCTGAGGGGTGGGTGGTTTCAGATGAAGCGACCGTCGACGAGATCGTCGGGTTGTCGAAGGTCAGAAGTTGAAAAGAAAGGTAGGTGTCCTGTATCAGGGTAGTAACGAGAAAGGGGTAGGGAGTTCGTTCTTCGTTTCGCGTGTTTGGTAATATCCTCGAAGCTAAGCCGGTATTCCGAAGGTATTGGCTGTCTCTTTGTGAGATTCAAGCCGAAGTCAAACGATATCAGCTGTGTTATCGATGTGATCCTTGTCCCAAAACagtatgaatgtatgaataGAAAATGATCATGCACCAACAAGACACACTTGACGAGTTTACtttctttcgtttctttccttctttcctgcttGACGCGTTGCGACCCCGCGCTCAAAAACGTGGTTAGACGCGGGGTAAAAGTACATGGAACATGTCTACAACCAAAGCCTTCTCAACTCTCTCAGCTCCTCTCccttccttgaccttcatGATCTTGCTTGCCGCAGCAAAGTGCAAGCAGGCCGAGCAGAATGTCAATCACATACTCGTGCTCGCATCTCGACACTCCTCACGCCCCTCTCCCGCCCTCCTACCCGTCATCCTCCAGCTCTTATCATTCCTTGGACAAGCTTTATTTCTGCGAAGAATGCGATTCCGTTCGATGCGATCTGTGCGTCGCAACCGAAATAGCCAGTTACTTCTGCCCGAATTGTCTCTTCGACGTACCTTCAGCCAACGTACGAGCAGATAGAAATAGGTTCGTAAGCTGGCCCACGACATTCGTACTCGCCCGAGCTGATCTCTCGATTTACATGATATATTGTAGATGTGCGAGATCATGTTTCTCTTGTCCCATTTGCGAAACCGGTCTCTCGATTACTGCTTCGGACACCTCGCAAAAAGGTACGGGAAGTACATCGGCCCAAGCTGGACCGCCATATACGCTTGTTTGTTCGGGTTGTAAGTGGAGTAGTAAGGAAGTCGGATGGCAATTTGAGAAGCCCACCGGTATAGCTCGTGAGTTCTGAATGATCACCTAAGCAGTCATCACTCCGCTGGTAGTCCGGACAGCTGATGTGTGGCGGAACTGGATTAGTGCAATTACAAAAGATGAACACACAAGCAGATCTCGTACAATCGGAATTCGATGCTTTGAAAGATCATCTGGACTCGTATATCTCTTTATCCACCCCGACGACCTCGGCGCCATCGTCGACACGCTCAACGAGGAATCCATCGAGACATATCTCGCACATAACTCACATGGCTCAAAAGGCGTTACATCGTGAAGTAGGGGGTATGGTCGCTTACTCTGTTCGTAACAAACGATCGGCTACTAAAGATGGACAAGATGTTAAGGTCGGATGGGACGAGCTGGGTGAATACGAACCGAAAGAGAGCTGGAGAAAAGCCGGCTTAGAACGAGGGTCACAAGAAGTAGATGCGCTGCGCGAAATTAATGCTAGCGGCTCTGAGGGATTGGCAAGACTGGAAAAGCGTTGGGCAAAGAGCTATGATGGTTCGAAAATGACGAGGTAAGGCTAGTCTTTTTTTTCGCTACCATCCTAACATGCGGGCATTgagctgagattgatctgGAACATCGCTACTAGGGATAGTCTGCCTCAACGTATACCCTTGCAAACCAAATTGACCAAAAGATGTCCTCACCCGAATTGCCGTCATTTACTCATACAGCCAGATACGAAAACCGTGCGcatgaagatcaagatggtaGCTGCCAATTATCTGCCCTTAGTGGAGATAGGCAGACGTCGACGCAGATTACCAAATAGCGAGATCATTGAATCACCCGATCAGATGTCTTCCGAAGATATTGAAAGGCGTCGAAGAGAACGACGACGAACGAGGGGCGGAATACCGGTTAGAGAGGAGGACGAACCTCTCAATGCCCCGCTGAAAGCTGGCGAGGTGTATTCATACCAAATCGCACTCACAAATCCCTTATACGACCCGATCCAAATCCGCTTGACGCAACCTCATCAAACTCATAAGGCTCCGTCTCCGAAATTCCACCTGGTCATACCCACTCCCCATTTTACGATCAACGCTCTCAAAGATGCTTGGGCAtatgacgaggaggacgaagaggatgatttGGTCGGGGTGGGGAGTGAGGCTGGGTTCAGTGAGGAAGGGACGGCTATTACAAGTACGACGGGGACTGGGACGGAGACCGCTACTGGCTCAGGTCAAGGGACGTTGAGCCGAAAATCAAGATTGAGTATACTGTCATCTGGAAAGAACGATAGGCGGGCCAAAGATAGAGAAGGCGGAGTGGAGAAAAGAGGTAATGTAAGCAAGGTGAACCTGGAGTTGGAAATTCTACCTGAAGCCAAGGGGCAAGTGGAGTTTGATTTGGAGATCAGATATACTTATAGAGCAGAAGATCTGGGTACGCCCACTGAAAAGGAAGGGAAAACGTCGTCGTCGGAGGcgaagacgaaagaggagTATAAGAATTTTACATTCTGGGTGAGGGTAAAGGTTGGACACATCAGCTAGATTGTggttcttcagcttgggcTTGAGCTCCGAGATCTGAGATAGTATGACGACAAGCGAGGATGACTGAGTCCCATTGTCGCTGCGTATGCATATAGTATACATTTGAGGTATGTATTCCGTACGTACCGTACATTTTATGCATAGCCCATCAATTCTGACTGTGTCCACGCGTAACGTTGAGAGCCGAATGAACCCTGAAACGCGAAGGAGCGAATGACATACACAGTCAAAACACAATCAAATGAAAAACATTTAGACAACTTGAGAGCTATGCACCCGCTTCAACGAAGGTGACGGCGATAGTATAGCTCATACAGGAATAGCCATCATTAGGAGGACAATAGATTACCTTCTCGTACACGACAAATGATAAGACCCAACTTCAATCATCGATAATATAACACTTTGgcatttcatcatcaacgtcatTACCACAGCATCAACCTCTACGCACTGACCACCAAGTCGAAGGTCTCTCAACCCGAAATAACCCTAAAGTATCACATATCACATCAGACTCCACCACGATCGGACGGACGAACGGACCACGAAGACCAAAATGGcagtcccttctccttcacctgcAAGTGCCCGAAAAGGCGGTTTGACAAGATCACCAGCAGGGAATTACCTCTCTTCAGCTATAAGTATCCCGAATTTACGAAGCAATACTCTGACATCTTCAGCGggaccatcatcatcatcatcatcaaatacacaaaatcaaggtcaaggtcaaggtcaaggaatgGGCTCGAGTGATTatatgatcagatcatcaagtggTAAGTCTAAGTCGTGTCTCATTCGCTTTCTGTCACCAAGACACGTCCTTGTCCTTTGGAACAACGGCGAcgatcatcgacaatcttGTGCTTGAATCAACCCACAATATCCTTTCATCTAACTATCTGCCCTAATctactcaccttcattccACACATCCATACCATGGACATACTGACGTATGTATTATTCACTGCACTGCCTCAGCTATATCTTCCagttcatcttcctctcaaTATCAGCAAATCCCATCAACATCCCCCAACCCACGCACGCATCCCGGACTGGGCAAAAGGCGGTCGACAGATGCCTCTTCTGGAGGAGGCTTGGATTATTATTGGTCCTCTttagcaggagcaggggcgtcatcttcctcttcttcactcgcTTTCTCGTCCTCGCCAAGCTCAAATATCATGCTCAACCCTctatcagcttcagcttccgtCTCGACAAGCCAAAGCCAGAATCAAAGCccaaatcagattcagacCCAGAATCATCTTGGTGTCTCTCCAGTCGGGAGCTTCGAAAGGGATTCTAAGAATGTAGGAGATCTGAGAACCGAAGAGCTGTTCACACATGGGATGGGCATGAGCTTTTCACCTAGCTCGAACGAGGATCATATCAACATGGCCAGCGGAAaaggaaatgggaatgggaatgtTGGAACCAACAGGGTCATGGTGGAATCGCCAACACAGTCGTCACAATCTCACACATACTCACATTCGCACTCGAACTCACCGGAAGAAAAGACTCCACGTCAACCTGATTTCCCATCGCCTTCCATCGATCGCCCGAATCCCCTCTCGACGACAAAAGCATTGAATATCTCTTATCCTTCTACCACTCTTCCGCTAAGGAAAGACGACCTGTCACCTGGCGGATGGTCTGAAAACTCGAGATACTCAAATACTGACGAAGCCAACTCCGCTCCTCCAAGTGCCAGTTCCTCGCATCTCTCAGCGCCTGCTCCGTGGCGAAGCAGAAACAGAAACGGGAACGGGGAAGGTGATCCGGGGGAC
Proteins encoded in this window:
- a CDS encoding cyclin-dependent kinase 1: MSLDNYTKLEKVGEGTYGVVYKARDLSTGNFVALKKIRLEAEDEGVPSTSIREISLLKELSKDDNIVKLLDIVHSDAKLYLVFEFLDMDLKKYMDNIGDKDGLGPNMVKKFTYQLVKGLYYCHAHRILHRDLKPQNLLINKEGNLKIADFGLARAFGIPLRTYTHEVVTLWYRAPEVLLGSRHYSTAIDMWSVGCIFAEMAMRQPLFPGDSEIDEIFRIFRVLGTPDEDVWPGVRALPDYKPSFPQWNAVDLKSAVKGLDDNGLDLLAQTLIYDPAHRISAKRALQHPYFTSTYPA